The Thermosynechococcus sp. genome has a segment encoding these proteins:
- a CDS encoding DUF3007 family protein: protein MRRIDVLSIGVGLFFGGGLVYLLLRLAEVEPLQAGVWSQAIFVLGILGWLATYLLRVFTGRMTYHQQLKDYEEALLSDRLARLSPEELAALEAEILAETTPTADPELGDN from the coding sequence ATGCGCCGCATTGATGTCCTGAGCATTGGTGTTGGTCTTTTCTTTGGCGGTGGTTTGGTCTATCTCCTGTTGCGGCTGGCCGAAGTTGAGCCACTTCAGGCGGGAGTTTGGAGTCAGGCTATTTTTGTCTTGGGAATTCTAGGCTGGCTGGCTACTTACCTACTGCGGGTCTTTACGGGTCGGATGACCTACCACCAACAACTCAAGGACTATGAAGAGGCACTTCTCAGCGATCGCCTAGCACGGCTGTCGCCAGAGGAGCTAGCGGCCCTCGAAGCTGAAATTCTCGCGGAAACCACCCCTACGGCTGATCCTGAATTGGGGGATAATTAG
- a CDS encoding pentapeptide repeat-containing protein — protein sequence MQTQFFLMNPQELLKRYASGERDFNRASLTNGEFINADLRGIILSRADMEWVNLSGANLSGAVLCGAEIVNAMLIKAELVDANLAGANLSRSDLSWANLTRANLSRAELSETTLRGTVLQGANLSRVDLANADLRGLTLDGVNLSGANLQGANLHGTELKQANLTRVDLIQADVSNANLSGTNLSGANLSGANLTAANLTGANLSRVDLTEVKLSDANLAKANLVGAELAKADLSSLELSDVNLSGANLSGANLSHTNLSRADLSGANLQGANLSHAKLVGTNLRGANLQGANLQGALLDNADLSQTDLRSANLSGLVFNGVKLRGANLSGANLREVELTEANFSRADLVEANLSRARLVGANLSRATLSEANLSRATLSGATLSRATFSGGLLGTVDLSGVNLSGADLGDANLSGSNLSRADLTRANLTAADMSGANLSEVDLRGTIMPDGRRRA from the coding sequence TTGCAGACCCAATTTTTTTTGATGAATCCCCAAGAGTTGTTAAAACGCTACGCCAGCGGTGAACGGGACTTTAATCGCGCCAGTTTGACAAATGGCGAGTTTATTAACGCTGATCTACGGGGGATTATTCTCTCCCGTGCCGACATGGAGTGGGTCAACCTCAGCGGCGCAAATCTCAGTGGCGCCGTGCTATGTGGTGCCGAAATTGTCAATGCGATGCTCATCAAAGCAGAATTGGTGGATGCCAACCTTGCGGGGGCAAACCTAAGCCGCAGTGATCTCAGTTGGGCCAACCTAACGCGGGCCAATCTCAGCCGTGCCGAACTGAGCGAAACCACCCTGCGGGGAACGGTGCTGCAGGGAGCAAATCTCTCCCGTGTGGATCTGGCCAATGCCGATCTGCGGGGATTGACGCTCGACGGCGTTAACCTTTCGGGAGCAAATTTACAGGGCGCCAATTTGCACGGAACAGAGCTAAAGCAGGCAAACCTGACCCGTGTGGATTTAATTCAGGCGGATGTCAGTAATGCCAATCTCAGTGGCACAAACCTCAGCGGTGCCAACCTGAGTGGTGCTAATTTAACGGCGGCAAATCTTACAGGTGCGAATCTGAGTCGCGTTGATCTCACCGAAGTCAAGCTCAGCGACGCCAACCTTGCCAAGGCCAACCTTGTTGGCGCCGAACTGGCAAAGGCGGATCTATCGTCCCTAGAGTTATCAGATGTCAACCTCAGTGGTGCCAATCTCAGTGGCGCGAACCTGAGTCATACCAACCTGAGCCGTGCGGATCTCAGTGGCGCAAATTTGCAGGGCGCCAACCTCAGCCATGCTAAGCTGGTGGGCACCAATCTGCGGGGCGCGAATCTCCAAGGGGCAAATCTGCAGGGAGCATTGCTGGATAATGCGGATTTGAGTCAAACGGATCTACGCAGCGCTAATCTCAGTGGTCTAGTCTTTAATGGGGTGAAGCTGCGGGGGGCCAATCTGAGCGGTGCCAATCTCCGCGAGGTGGAGCTAACGGAAGCTAACTTTAGCCGTGCCGACTTGGTAGAAGCCAATCTCAGCCGCGCCCGCTTGGTGGGAGCCAACCTGAGTCGTGCTACCCTCTCCGAAGCAAACCTGAGCCGCGCCACCCTGAGCGGAGCCACCCTGAGCCGGGCAACGTTTAGCGGCGGCTTGCTGGGAACCGTAGATCTCAGCGGTGTTAACTTGAGTGGGGCCGACTTGGGGGATGCCAACCTCTCAGGCTCTAACCTGTCGCGGGCCGATTTGACGCGGGCCAACCTGACTGCTGCGGATATGAGTGGTGCCAATCTCAGTGAAGTGGATCTGCGGGGTACGATTATGCCCGATGGCCGACGGCGAGCTTAG
- the ndhK gene encoding photosynthetic/respiratory NAD(P)H-quinone oxidoreductase subunit K codes for MTNTTSPAILNPIARPEVPQELAENIILTSLNDVYDWARLSSLWPLMYGTACCFIEFAAMIGSRFDFDRFGLVPRNSPRQADLIITSGTITMKMAPALVRLYEQMPNPKYVIAMGACTITGGMFSSDSYSAVRGVDKLIPVDVYLPGCPPRPEAIMDAIVKLRKKIANEHINERGNLAQTHRLFTAKHKMKPVPPLLTGQYLNAPSRQAPPPALAAAMGIAVPALAEAVSETSSAAE; via the coding sequence ATGACCAACACGACCTCGCCTGCCATTCTCAATCCGATCGCCCGTCCTGAAGTTCCCCAAGAACTTGCTGAAAATATCATCCTCACATCCCTCAATGATGTCTATGACTGGGCACGGCTATCGAGTCTCTGGCCACTCATGTATGGCACGGCCTGTTGCTTTATTGAGTTTGCGGCCATGATTGGCTCGCGTTTTGACTTTGACCGTTTTGGCTTGGTGCCCCGCAACAGTCCCCGTCAGGCAGATTTGATCATCACCTCCGGCACCATCACGATGAAGATGGCACCGGCTTTGGTACGCCTTTACGAGCAAATGCCCAACCCCAAGTATGTGATTGCCATGGGTGCCTGCACGATCACAGGGGGCATGTTTAGCTCTGATTCTTATTCCGCTGTGCGTGGTGTCGACAAGCTAATTCCCGTAGATGTCTATTTGCCCGGCTGTCCGCCCCGTCCAGAGGCCATCATGGATGCCATCGTCAAGCTGCGCAAGAAAATTGCCAACGAACATATCAATGAGCGGGGTAACCTTGCCCAAACCCATCGCCTCTTTACCGCCAAGCACAAAATGAAACCCGTGCCGCCCCTTCTGACTGGCCAATATCTCAATGCTCCTAGTCGTCAAGCGCCTCCCCCTGCCCTTGCGGCAGCGATGGGAATAGCCGTTCCTGCCCTTGCAGAAGCTGTGAGCGAAACCAGCAGCGCTGCAGAATAA
- the malQ gene encoding 4-alpha-glucanotransferase — protein MHFPRSCGLLLHPTSLPGGHGIGELGAAAREFLEFLVASDQQYWQVLPLGPTGFGNSPYMCYSAMAGNPLLISLEEVAKAGWLTEADLAQITLENRDRVDFDAVISQKLPLLRLAAQRFQSQATPGDWQAFRDFQALAHYWLPTYALFMAIKEHHEGQPWYEWPAPLRDREPTALAAIQVVLKDRIFEYEFQQFLFYQQWHALKEAANQRGIQIIGDIPIYVAHDSADVWAFRQFFELNPETGAAALMAGVPPDYFSATGQLWGNPIYNWKALAADGYSWWIERFRALLSYVDIIRVDHFRGFQAYWQVPEGEKTAVNGKWQPGPGAAFFAALQAALGRLPILAEDLGDITPDVIALRDQFQFPGMKILQFAFGGGSDNPFLPFNQERNCVVYTGTHDNDTTVGWYRNLSDWERQRFIDYLGYTPSEPHWALIRMALGTVANQAIIPVQDLLGLDSHARMNFPGTGEGNWAWRLTAGQLTPELAAHLKHLVHLFGRQAPPRPQPSEAEAGFLRLEK, from the coding sequence ATGCACTTTCCCCGCTCCTGTGGTTTATTGCTCCATCCCACCTCCCTTCCTGGTGGTCACGGCATTGGTGAGTTGGGTGCCGCTGCCCGTGAGTTCTTGGAATTTTTAGTGGCCAGTGATCAGCAGTACTGGCAAGTGCTGCCCCTAGGCCCCACCGGCTTTGGGAATTCTCCCTATATGTGCTATTCCGCTATGGCGGGTAACCCGCTGCTGATTAGCTTGGAGGAGGTCGCAAAAGCGGGTTGGTTAACGGAGGCTGATCTAGCGCAGATTACCCTTGAGAATCGCGATCGCGTCGATTTCGACGCTGTGATCAGCCAGAAACTGCCGCTCCTACGCCTTGCCGCGCAACGTTTTCAGAGTCAAGCCACCCCAGGAGACTGGCAGGCCTTCCGCGACTTCCAAGCCCTTGCCCACTACTGGCTGCCCACCTATGCCCTCTTTATGGCGATTAAGGAGCACCATGAGGGACAACCGTGGTATGAATGGCCCGCTCCTTTGCGCGATCGCGAGCCAACCGCCCTTGCCGCTATCCAAGTTGTTCTCAAAGACCGCATTTTTGAGTACGAGTTTCAGCAATTTCTCTTTTACCAGCAGTGGCACGCCCTCAAGGAAGCCGCCAATCAACGGGGAATTCAAATTATCGGTGATATTCCCATTTACGTTGCCCACGACAGTGCCGATGTCTGGGCTTTTCGCCAATTTTTTGAACTCAATCCAGAAACGGGGGCAGCTGCCCTCATGGCCGGTGTGCCCCCCGACTACTTTAGTGCCACAGGACAACTGTGGGGCAATCCCATTTACAACTGGAAAGCCCTGGCTGCCGATGGCTACTCTTGGTGGATTGAGCGCTTCCGTGCCCTCCTCTCCTATGTGGACATTATCCGTGTCGATCACTTTCGCGGCTTTCAGGCCTACTGGCAAGTGCCGGAAGGGGAGAAAACAGCTGTCAACGGCAAGTGGCAACCAGGTCCTGGTGCTGCCTTCTTTGCAGCGTTGCAAGCAGCCTTGGGACGATTGCCCATTTTAGCGGAGGATTTAGGGGATATTACCCCCGATGTCATTGCCCTGCGGGATCAGTTTCAGTTTCCGGGGATGAAAATTCTCCAGTTTGCCTTTGGCGGTGGTTCGGATAATCCGTTTTTGCCCTTTAATCAAGAGCGCAACTGTGTGGTGTATACCGGCACTCACGACAATGACACAACTGTGGGCTGGTATCGCAACCTGAGTGACTGGGAACGGCAGCGTTTTATTGACTATTTGGGCTATACTCCCAGCGAACCCCACTGGGCATTGATTCGCATGGCCTTGGGCACCGTTGCCAACCAAGCCATTATTCCCGTTCAAGATTTGCTGGGCCTCGATAGCCATGCCCGCATGAATTTTCCCGGTACTGGCGAAGGCAACTGGGCGTGGCGGCTGACTGCTGGGCAGCTCACCCCTGAACTTGCCGCTCATTTGAAGCATCTGGTACACCTCTTTGGCCGCCAAGCGCCCCCCAGACCTCAACCTAGTGAAGCCGAAGCAGGATTTCTCAGACTGGAGAAGTAG
- a CDS encoding glycosyltransferase: MVILANGFAARGYTTDLVVARAEGPYLKDVAPTVRIVGFKASFLRKSTWLLMRYLQREQPVAMLSALTSANIVALLAKMCSQVRTRLVVSERSTISVECKHAVHPRERIAHALVPFLYRKAEGIVAISQGAASDLEQFAKLPRNSVRTIYNPFDLARIQKMASEPSGHPWLDAPLERRPVIIGIGRLTEQKNFPLLLQAFSWLAKTHRARLLILGEGKLREKLTHLARNLGLGHDDVQMPGFVANPFAYLSRAALFVLSSDWEGLSNVLIEAMACGTPVVSTDCPSGPREILEEGKWGQLVPVGDAKALAEAMDEVLRTPRDRLPDVRKRAEDFNQERAINSYLEVLGLPPYAEFPLVL, encoded by the coding sequence ATGGTAATCCTAGCCAATGGTTTTGCTGCTCGTGGGTATACCACAGACCTTGTAGTTGCCAGGGCAGAGGGCCCCTACCTCAAGGATGTCGCACCGACAGTGCGCATTGTTGGTTTCAAAGCATCTTTCCTTCGTAAATCAACATGGCTCCTCATGCGCTACTTACAGCGGGAACAGCCGGTGGCAATGCTATCTGCACTGACCTCTGCTAACATTGTGGCATTATTGGCAAAAATGTGCTCCCAGGTGAGAACGCGCCTGGTTGTCTCGGAGCGTTCCACCATCAGTGTGGAGTGCAAGCATGCAGTCCACCCTCGAGAGAGGATAGCCCATGCGCTGGTACCATTCCTCTATAGAAAAGCAGAGGGCATTGTTGCCATCTCCCAAGGCGCTGCCTCCGATCTTGAGCAATTTGCCAAGTTACCCCGCAACTCTGTGCGCACCATTTACAATCCGTTTGACCTGGCCCGTATCCAAAAGATGGCCAGTGAACCCTCGGGGCACCCGTGGCTCGATGCCCCATTAGAGCGGCGACCGGTCATTATCGGAATTGGACGTTTAACAGAACAAAAAAACTTTCCCCTCCTGTTGCAGGCTTTTTCTTGGTTAGCTAAGACCCATAGGGCGCGCTTGCTGATTCTGGGGGAGGGGAAGTTGCGGGAGAAATTGACACACCTGGCAAGAAATTTAGGACTGGGTCATGATGATGTTCAGATGCCTGGTTTTGTTGCCAATCCATTTGCCTATCTGTCTCGCGCAGCTTTGTTTGTCCTGTCGTCCGATTGGGAGGGGTTGTCCAATGTGCTTATTGAGGCTATGGCCTGTGGGACACCGGTGGTGAGTACTGACTGCCCCAGTGGTCCACGGGAAATTCTAGAGGAAGGGAAATGGGGACAATTGGTACCGGTGGGGGATGCAAAGGCATTGGCTGAGGCGATGGATGAAGTGTTGCGCACTCCTAGAGATAGGTTGCCTGATGTTCGCAAGCGGGCAGAGGATTTCAACCAAGAGCGAGCGATCAATAGTTACCTTGAAGTATTGGGTTTGCCTCCCTATGCGGAATTTCCCCTGGTACTATGA
- the ndhL gene encoding photosynthetic/respiratory NAD(P)H-quinone oxidoreductase subunit L, with amino-acid sequence MAVSTELLILGAYVALAGLYLLVVPAIVYAYLNARWYVASSFERAFMYFLVTFFFPGLLLLAPFINFRPQPRSLNS; translated from the coding sequence ATGGCAGTTTCAACAGAGCTTTTAATTCTTGGTGCGTATGTGGCCTTGGCAGGGCTGTATCTGCTGGTGGTGCCGGCGATCGTCTATGCCTATTTGAATGCGCGCTGGTATGTGGCTAGCTCCTTTGAGCGGGCGTTTATGTACTTTCTAGTTACTTTCTTCTTTCCGGGGTTACTCCTGCTCGCCCCCTTTATTAACTTTCGTCCACAACCGCGCTCCCTCAATTCCTAG
- a CDS encoding glycosyltransferase: MKNNRISIFLPSLAGGGAERVMVTLANGFAARGYTTDLVVVMAEGPYLKDVAPTVHIVDFKASLRESLWPLMRYLQREQPVAMLSALTPANIVALLAKMCSQVRTRLVISERSTISVECKHAVHPRERIAHALVPFLYRKAEGIVAISQGAASDLEQFAKLPRNSVRTIYNPFDLARIQKMASEPSGHPWLDAPLERRPVIIGIGRLTKAKNFPLLLQAFSWLAKTHRARLLILGEGKLREKLTHLARNLGLGHDDVQMPGSVANPFAYLSRAALFVLSSDWEGLPGVLIEALACGTPVVSTDCPSGPREILEEGKWGRLVPVGDAKALAEAMDEVLRTPRDRLPDVRKRAEDFNQERAINSYLEVLGLPPYAEFPLVL; encoded by the coding sequence ATGAAAAACAATCGAATTTCAATCTTCCTGCCTAGTTTGGCTGGCGGCGGTGCCGAGAGGGTCATGGTAACCCTAGCCAATGGTTTTGCTGCTCGTGGGTATACCACAGACCTTGTAGTTGTTATGGCAGAGGGCCCCTACCTCAAGGATGTCGCACCGACAGTGCACATTGTTGATTTCAAAGCATCTCTCCGTGAATCATTATGGCCCCTCATGCGCTACTTACAGCGGGAACAGCCGGTGGCAATGCTATCTGCATTGACCCCTGCTAATATCGTGGCATTATTGGCAAAAATGTGCTCCCAGGTGAGAACGCGCCTGGTTATCTCGGAGCGTTCCACCATCAGTGTGGAGTGCAAGCATGCAGTCCACCCTCGAGAGAGGATAGCCCATGCGCTGGTACCATTCCTCTATAGAAAAGCGGAGGGCATTGTTGCCATCTCCCAAGGCGCTGCCTCCGATCTTGAGCAATTTGCCAAGTTACCCCGCAATTCTGTGCGCACCATTTATAATCCGTTTGACCTGGCCCGTATCCAAAAGATGGCCAGTGAACCCTCGGGGCACCCGTGGCTTGATGCCCCATTAGAGCGGCGACCGGTCATTATCGGAATTGGACGTTTAACAAAAGCAAAAAACTTTCCCCTCCTGTTGCAGGCTTTTTCTTGGTTAGCTAAGACCCATAGGGCGCGCTTGCTGATTCTGGGGGAGGGGAAGTTGCGGGAGAAATTGACACACCTGGCAAGAAATTTAGGACTGGGTCATGATGATGTTCAGATGCCTGGTTCTGTTGCCAATCCATTTGCCTATCTGTCTCGCGCAGCTTTGTTTGTCCTGTCGTCTGATTGGGAGGGGTTGCCCGGTGTGCTTATTGAGGCTCTGGCCTGTGGGACACCGGTGGTGAGTACTGACTGCCCCAGTGGTCCACGGGAAATTCTAGAGGAAGGGAAATGGGGACGATTGGTACCGGTGGGGGATGCAAAGGCATTGGCTGAGGCGATGGATGAAGTGTTGCGCACTCCTAGAGATAGGTTGCCTGATGTTCGCAAGCGGGCAGAGGATTTCAACCAAGAGCGAGCGATCAATAGTTACCTTGAAGTATTGGGTTTGCCTCCCTATGCGGAATTTCCCTTGGTACTATAG